One segment of Urocitellus parryii isolate mUroPar1 chromosome 5, mUroPar1.hap1, whole genome shotgun sequence DNA contains the following:
- the Sycp3 gene encoding synaptonemal complex protein 3 isoform X1: MVPSVRKHSGKSGKQSVEDQLVRVFDFEKEDKDLSGSEEDVAEGKTPAIDKHGKKRPSAGIVEDMGGEVQNMLEKFGADINKALLAKRKRLEMYTKASFKTSNQKIEHVWKTQQEQRQKLNQEYSQQFMNLFQQWDIDLQKAEEQEEKLANMFRQQQKVFQQSRIVQNQRLKTIRQLYEQFVKVNVVHFVTIQS, translated from the exons ATGGTACCTTCTGTAAGAAAGCATTCTGGGAAATCTGGGAAACAATCAGTGGAGGATCAGCTTGTAAGAGTCTTTGACTTTGAGAAAGAAGATAAAGATCTGAGTGGTTCAGAGGAGGATGTTGCTGAAG GAAAGACCCCAGCAATTGATAAGCATGGGAAGAAAAGGCCTTCTGCAGGAATAGTTGAAGATATGGG GGGTGAAGTACAGAACATGCTGGAAAAATTTGGAG CTGACATTAACAAAGCTCTTCTTGCCAAGAGAAAAAGATTAGAAATGTATACCAAGGCTTCTTTCAAAACCAGTAACCAGAAAATTGAACATGTTTGGAAAACACAGCAGGAGCAAAG ACAGAAGCTTAACCAAGAATATTCTCAGCAATTTATGAATCTGTTTCAGCAGTGGGATATAGATTTGCAGAAAGCTgaggaacaagaagaaaaactAGCT AATATGTTTCGACAACAACAAAAGGTTTTTCAACAATCTAGAATTGTTCAGAATCAGAGACTGAAAACAATTAGACAACTATATGAGCAGTTCGTAAAGGTAAATGTTGTACATTTTGTAACAATACAgtcttaa
- the Sycp3 gene encoding synaptonemal complex protein 3 isoform X2 yields MVPSVRKHSGKSGKQSVEDQLVRVFDFEKEDKDLSGSEEDVAEGKTPAIDKHGKKRPSAGIVEDMGGEVQNMLEKFGADINKALLAKRKRLEMYTKASFKTSNQKIEHVWKTQQEQRQKLNQEYSQQFMNLFQQWDIDLQKAEEQEEKLANMFRQQQKVFQQSRIVQNQRLKTIRQLYEQFVKSLEDLEKNHDNLLTGTQSELKKEMAMLQKKIMMETQQQEMASVRKSLQSMLF; encoded by the exons ATGGTACCTTCTGTAAGAAAGCATTCTGGGAAATCTGGGAAACAATCAGTGGAGGATCAGCTTGTAAGAGTCTTTGACTTTGAGAAAGAAGATAAAGATCTGAGTGGTTCAGAGGAGGATGTTGCTGAAG GAAAGACCCCAGCAATTGATAAGCATGGGAAGAAAAGGCCTTCTGCAGGAATAGTTGAAGATATGGG GGGTGAAGTACAGAACATGCTGGAAAAATTTGGAG CTGACATTAACAAAGCTCTTCTTGCCAAGAGAAAAAGATTAGAAATGTATACCAAGGCTTCTTTCAAAACCAGTAACCAGAAAATTGAACATGTTTGGAAAACACAGCAGGAGCAAAG ACAGAAGCTTAACCAAGAATATTCTCAGCAATTTATGAATCTGTTTCAGCAGTGGGATATAGATTTGCAGAAAGCTgaggaacaagaagaaaaactAGCT AATATGTTTCGACAACAACAAAAGGTTTTTCAACAATCTAGAATTGTTCAGAATCAGAGACTGAAAACAATTAGACAACTATATGAGCAGTTCGTAAAG AGCTTGGAGGACTTGGAGAAGAATCATGATAATCTACTTACTGGTACACAAAGtgaacttaaaaaagaaatggctatgttgcaaaaaaaaattatgatggaAACT CAGCAGCAA